Below is a window of Perca fluviatilis chromosome 6, GENO_Pfluv_1.0, whole genome shotgun sequence DNA.
TGCACAAGCCTAAGgccattttactaatgcgctgttaaaataacaatgaaatgctgcattattgactttagaccaggtttttgttagtcaatggcgcgatcacttcccgctgcctcaagatagcaatacgtccagaatgcacctgaacacaccttcctgtaagaccagcacacccatgggcgcacagatgggtgcaggtgcatttgttatttaaacaacgtgggcgctggacgggaaattgacaactacgtcggtcttaaactagcaaagacacttgcctCTCGATCCAGCCTCAGAACCCCTTGGActgtgtgagagacagacagagagacatatcAGTTTCAAAATTCATTGCAACTTCTTACATACAAAATCATCATATGTGCACCTTACTATTTCTTCTTATCATAACATGGACCATGAACATCCAAAAAAGAAATATCCAACGCCCTGAATTAACTCATCAACTAGCCAAATAATCCCAGCCTGGAACATCCAAACAGTTGTATGTGCAGTTtcaaacacagaacacaaataacacagacTTTCATAGACTGTTAAAGGTTTACACTGTCAGGGCGATCATTATGCTTCATGCATTCACTGGCAAAATACATttgtacacacattcatttaGATATGTGGTGATTAAAATGAGCTCCTTGTGTTGTCTGATTAGACAATCATCTCCAGAATGTTCAGCTAGCAGCTGAATCCTTCTATCATGACATGCACGTATATATTCAGTATATATTGAAAAATCACTTTGAACCAAAGACAAATCATCAATCTTAACTCATGGTCCACTTACCAGCTTGAGATCAAATTATGATGTGTTTGTAGAACAGCAACATGGGACACCTACTTTTgattttccacattttgtcaatGGGAGTGTTCATCTGCGGAGGTCAGAGGTCGTCTCCTGCTGTGTCCTTCTCACTGAACTTTACTGTCTTATTGTTTTAAATGAACACTATAGTATTATATTTCACTGCTCTGCTGAATGTTTCATCAGAATTTAACTTGAGTCTTTGTCCTCTGGACCACTCAGCATATAAACCTCTCAGTGTCTGATCTGacttgttttctctgttttttcttcctctttctatcGCTCTCTCACTGTTCTCCATTTACATTCTTTCACTCCATCATGGTTTcaacaccctttttttttttcctcctcctcctcctctttttttttctcctcctcctcctcctcctcctcctcctcctcctctgttctCTCTGTCTAAAGATGGTGAGTATAGTAACAGTAGATACCCAACCAACTTTGAGAAAAcgtccctccctcccctttttttatgtttttttattttatttttccagtCGTACAATGCTTTCTCTTAGTGTGTGTGAACTGCTAATAAATAATGTGATTTGCTCTGTGAGTAAAACTTTAATGGAATTTCTCAAATTCAGATTTTCTGCAGGggcttttttttaagcaaacgAATCAAAACGTGACTTGTTTGATGACATTTCCACCACAAAGAAAGTATCTACTCTTCTTTATTACTCCCTCTTTCGCCTGCCTTTTCTACGCAACAGTTTTTTTGCTAAATCTCTCTCTTAAACTTGCACATTTCCCCCACCTGGTCTATAACAAATGCCGCCCTGTTAATTGTGTCATCCCACCCCTTCCCCAAATGTTGACCTGCATCCACACACTCAATGTTTTCCCCATCCTCCTGCTTTTTCTCTTCATCTTTCCTCCTCTACATCTCTTCTTGtatgtctctttctctcacagaGAGCAGCGACAGTGACTTGGAGCTGTCAACGGTGCGTCACCAACCAGAGGGTCTGGATCAGCTGCAGGCTCAGACCAAGTTCACCAGGAAGGAACTTCAGTCCCTCTATCGAGGCTTCAAGAACGTACGTCCGACTGCCGGCTGGAGAGACTTCATTTCTTTACCAACATACTGTAACTATGCTTTATATAGACTTGAATTATTCTCtctatacctttttttttcttcctctcttgaGCAGGAGTGTCCCAGTGGGCTGGTTGATGAGGAGACATTCAAGACCATCTATTCTCAGTTCTTTCCCCAAGGAGGTTAGACGTTAAAACAATCTCGTTTCTCTTGTCCTTTCTTGATAGGGACTGTGTGAAAATTATTAGGGAGGAGGTGGTCATGAAAGAGGGAGGATGATGTATTTTTTACTGGTCTGAAATAATTGGGAGATTTTGATTGaattgatgagtcaaaaatatGTAAGATCTTGACGTCATGGAAGAAGTATACAAATTCCTTATGTTAAAGTAATgataccacaatgtaaaaaatactctgttacaagtaaaagtcctgcatttaaaatcttACTTAAGTATTTTCAGCGAAATTGACTtcaaaagtatcaaaagtaaaagtattgaagtcctttcattttgtgatatgaagattatattattgtattaatgttattgatgcattaatgtgcagTTAGCATTTTCTGTTGAAGCCAGTTTATGCAGCTAATTCTAATTACTTTATGGATTGTTGGGCAATtcaatcttaaaaacaaaaaaaaatactactaAATTTGAtcacttgttttaagaaaatacGTTTTTTGGGCCCATTCATAGCCAGAATTGTTTTTTAACACTGGGGCTTTAATTCAAATGTTAACCTAAAACTAAAACTGTCTCTTAACTACAGCTGTCAAATATATGTACTGGActgaaaaatacaatatttccaCTGAACTTTAGTGGAGAAGAAGTATAAACCaacatgaaatggaaatactcgtaaagtacaagtacctcaaaattagacttaagtacagtatttgagtaaatgtacttttagtTATATCCTACCGATGCATCATGAAGAGCTTTATTTCCAAGTAGCTAGTAGGACCAATATTTCAATATTGAGAAACAGTAGATACAGTACACTAAATCTATGTCCTTGACTTCTCTTGTTCACAGATGCAACCACCTACGCTCACTTCCTGTTCAACGCATTTGACATCGACAGGAACGGTTCAATCCGCTTTGAGGACTTTGTCATCGGCCTGTCGGTGTTGCTCAGAGGTTCGGTCACTGAGAAGCTCAACTGGGCCTTCAACCTCTATGACATTAATAAGGACGGCTACATCACCAAAGAGGTATGGAACATCTCAGACATTTTGATAAAACCTGGAAGATTATGCATCTTACCATTACATTCTTGGTTCTCTGAATTACATTCTGGGTAATGTAATGTTTGGTCCATCCACGAACTGCAATTTCTGGTAAAACCAACGTACTTTAAGGTCTTTCAGATCATACTGCAGCTTTTATGAGAGATTGCGTGTTTAATCTTGTCTTGTGCATGTTTGCAAAGGGAATTCCGTTCACTTATAGTATAGCTTAGAgctttgtcaatttaaaaacaataaaaaagttgTTTTATCTCTTTCACTTTTAACTAACTCTTGcttctgtcttcctctcttCAGGAGATGCTGGCGATTATGAAGTCAATCTACGACATGATGGGGAGGTACACCTACCCCTGTGTGAGAGATGAAGCGCCCTCTGAACACGTGGACAAGTTCTTCCAGGTTCTGAATGCACACaaatcaaaaacacacaagtacacagtggtggaatgtaactaagtacaggtattcaagtacagtacttctgtaaaattttgaggtacttgttctttacactttctttttcttgagtatttccattttatgataCATTTCTACTCAACTACTTTTCAGagacaaatattgtactttttacgtcactacatttatttggacGCTTTAGTTACAAGTTGCTTTGCATATTTGGATtagtaatacaaaatataaatcaactaacAAAGTATGATTTATTATAATAGATGAAGCTACCCAGTAGTATTGAAGTAGATGAAATTAgccccacctttaccagctgcaacattaaattGATGTGCACATTAATACATCATTAATTATAATCCAGTAATAtaattattctgaaatgggccattctgcacaatgagtacttttactacTATTTCTACACTGTAGTATTGCTTCTTATACTCCTGAATACATCTTCCAACACTGCAAGTACACTGTGCTACAAGGCCCCTTTTGTGAACAAAACAAGGTACCCTAAAATGCTCTAATCTGTCCTTTCTCTCGGTTTTGTTTCTTCTGTATTTTTCCTACAGAAAATGGATAAAAACCGAGATGGTGTAGTGACCATTGAAGAGTTCATTGAGACCTGTCAGAAGGTGACTTTTCCACAtgcatgcagacagacagacagacagacagacaaacagacagacagataataaaaactaaatcaaactTACTCATCAACAAACACTGTACAACAGGTAAGGGATCAGTGACAGTGATAACATGATGTCACCGATTAATCAGGCACTGGCTAAGATTATTGTTAAGCATTACTCATGTTTTTAGTAATAAGgctcggttacactttacttgaggttttctacataagagtgacatgacactgtcatgaacgtgt
It encodes the following:
- the kcnip3b gene encoding Kv channel interacting protein 3b, calsenilin isoform X2, whose translation is MQADGKVVDGSLLGDANGVEPAPGRMKDSGKWQKPRFSRKALMKCCLVKWIIASTQPQDKESSDSDLELSTVRHQPEGLDQLQAQTKFTRKELQSLYRGFKNECPSGLVDEETFKTIYSQFFPQGDATTYAHFLFNAFDIDRNGSIRFEDFVIGLSVLLRGSVTEKLNWAFNLYDINKDGYITKEEMLAIMKSIYDMMGRYTYPCVRDEAPSEHVDKFFQKMDKNRDGVVTIEEFIETCQKDENIMNSMQLFENVI
- the kcnip3b gene encoding Kv channel interacting protein 3b, calsenilin isoform X4; amino-acid sequence: MGIQGMELFAIGVVIILFMAVLKQFGILEPMSSFEESSDSDLELSTVRHQPEGLDQLQAQTKFTRKELQSLYRGFKNECPSGLVDEETFKTIYSQFFPQGDATTYAHFLFNAFDIDRNGSIRFEDFVIGLSVLLRGSVTEKLNWAFNLYDINKDGYITKEEMLAIMKSIYDMMGRYTYPCVRDEAPSEHVDKFFQKMDKNRDGVVTIEEFIETCQKDENIMNSMQLFENVI
- the kcnip3b gene encoding Kv channel interacting protein 3b, calsenilin isoform X3; this encodes MGIQGMELFAIGVVIILFMAVLKQFGILEPMSSFEDESSDSDLELSTVRHQPEGLDQLQAQTKFTRKELQSLYRGFKNECPSGLVDEETFKTIYSQFFPQGDATTYAHFLFNAFDIDRNGSIRFEDFVIGLSVLLRGSVTEKLNWAFNLYDINKDGYITKEEMLAIMKSIYDMMGRYTYPCVRDEAPSEHVDKFFQKMDKNRDGVVTIEEFIETCQKDENIMNSMQLFENVI
- the kcnip3b gene encoding Kv channel interacting protein 3b, calsenilin isoform X1 — encoded protein: MQADGKVVDGSLLGDANGVEPAPGRMKDSGKWQKPRFSRKALMKCCLVKWIIASTQPQDKDESSDSDLELSTVRHQPEGLDQLQAQTKFTRKELQSLYRGFKNECPSGLVDEETFKTIYSQFFPQGDATTYAHFLFNAFDIDRNGSIRFEDFVIGLSVLLRGSVTEKLNWAFNLYDINKDGYITKEEMLAIMKSIYDMMGRYTYPCVRDEAPSEHVDKFFQKMDKNRDGVVTIEEFIETCQKDENIMNSMQLFENVI